The following proteins are encoded in a genomic region of Vanessa cardui chromosome W, ilVanCard2.1, whole genome shotgun sequence:
- the LOC124542708 gene encoding uncharacterized protein LOC124542708 isoform X3, translated as MPRLELCAALLGSRLYTKVCQSLTLHIDESIFWCDSTIVLGWLSTSPTQLKAFVRHRVCEIQDSVGTCSWRYVPSLENPADLASRGLRADKLSSSSLWWSGPQFLQKSPSSWPNFPHQLSNNISEIVVSHHVDIKQENMFLNFYSNYSDFNKLQRVVSYILRFINKCKKQSSECGSLKSFELNLSLNQILKHSQRESFPEEYKLLISGKPLPAKNKLLSLSPFLDMDTKLIRIGGRLKNSFYDYNVKHPILLSSSHHIYKLLFNMYHIKLMHAGPQLLLATIRHHYWPIGGRNLAKRVTHHCVRCCRIKANTIRPIMGNLPEQRLHLEFPFLDTGVDYAGPIMIADRKGRGCRLIKSFICVFVCLATRAIHLELVSDLTKEAFLAAMSRFIARRGKPRNVFSDNGTTFVGAFNELASLLSQDLQLSSIDTGINFSFIPAYTPHFGGLWESAVKSTKHHLRRILGLTNLTFEEMTTCLIQVEAILNSRPLTPLSNDPSDLTPLTPSHFLIGRSLIMLPHSQVHSSNVSNLQRCRRIEYLKQHFWNRFSNEYVVWLQERTKWCRSSGELKEGDLVVIKDKTSPPLMWPLGRIIKVLPGKDGIGRVADIRTRRGVLRRAFNTICPLPVTAVEDTSTGGVC; from the coding sequence ATGCCTCGGCTGGAACTTTGCGCTGCATTATTAGGGTCACGCTTATATACAAAGGTATGTCAATCATTGACTCTACATATCGACGAGTCCATATTTTGGTGTGACTCTACAATCGTCTTGGGTTGGCTATCTACATCGCCAACTCAACTTAAAGCCTTTGTTCGTCATCGCGTTTGTGAAATTCAAGACTCTGTCGGGACATGTTCATGGCGTTACGTTCCGTCTCTTGAGAACCCCGCAGACCTCGCTTCGCGCGGACTTAGAGCTGACAAGTTGTCATCATCTTCTTTATGGTGGTCAGGTCCAcagtttttacaaaaaagtccATCTTCTTGGCCTAACTTCCCTCatcaattatcaaataatatatctgAAATTGTAGTTTCTCATCATGTTGACATTAAACAagaaaacatgtttttaaatttttattctaattattcagattttaataaattacagagAGTCGTTTCATATATCTtgcgttttataaataaatgtaaaaaacagTCATCTGAATGCGGTTCATTAAAgtcatttgaattaaatttatctttaaatcaaatattaaaacatagtcAACGGGAGTCATTTCCCGAAGAATACAAATTGTTAATTTCAGGTAAACCGTTAcctgcaaaaaataaattgttatcccTATCGCCGTTCTTAGACATGgatacaaaattaattcgcATAGGAGGCAGacttaaaaattcattttacgATTATAACGTTAAGCACCCCATTCTTTTATCAAGCTCTCaccacatttataaattattatttaacatgtacCATATCAAACTAATGCATGCCGGACCTCAATTGCTACTTGCCACTATTCGTCATCACTATTGGCCTATTGGGGGACGAAACTTAGCAAAAAGGGTTACACATCATTGCGTTAGGTGTTGTAGGATTAAGGCTAATACAATTCGACCGATTATGGGTAACCTACCAGAGCAGCGCCTTCACCTAGAGTTTCCCTTTTTAGATACAGGGGTGGATTACGCCGGTCCTATCATGATAGCTGATCGTAAAGGTAGGGGTTGTAGActcattaaaagttttatttgtgtgtttgtgtgcTTAGCAACACGAGCAATCCACCTTGAGCTTGTTTCTGACCTCACGAAAGAAGCTTTCTTAGCCGCGATGAGCCGTTTTATTGCTCGGAGAGGAAAGCCGCGTAACGTCTTCTCTGATAACGGTACTACTTTTGTAGGTGCCTTCAACGAGCTGGCTAGCCTTCTTTCTCAAGATTTGCAACTGAGTTCCATTGATACAGGtataaacttttcttttattCCTGCATATACTCCTCACTTCGGAGGACTTTGGGAGTCTGCAGTCAAGTCCACCAAACATCACCTTAGGCGCATCTTAGGCTTGACCAATTTAACTTTCGAGGAGATGACTACGTGCTTAATTCAGGTCGAAGCCATCCTAAATTCAAGACCCTTAACTCCACTCTCCAATGATCCCTCAGACCTTACCCCTTTGACTCCTTCACACTTTCTCATTGGGCGATCTTTAATCATGCTGCCACATTCACAAGTCCACAGCTCCAACGTCTCCAACTTGCAACGGTGTCGTCGTATAGAATACCTCAAGCAACACTTTTGGAATCGATTTTCTAACGAATACGTCGTATGGCTTCAGGAACGAACCAAATGGTGCCGGTCTTCAGGCGAGTTAAAGGAAGGAGATCTTGTTGTCATCAAGGACAAGACATCACCTCCATTGATGTGGCCATTGGGCCGTATCATAAAGGTCCTCCCAGGAAAGGATGGTATCGGAAGGGTTGCCGACATCCGCACACGTAGAGGCGTCTTACGCCGTGCTTTTAATACCATCTGCCCTCTTCCAGTCACTGCTGTTGAAGACACTTCAACCGGGGGAGTATGTTGA
- the LOC124542708 gene encoding uncharacterized protein LOC124542708 isoform X4 → MSKTLGLNWQCSRDTFSFFINLNSTDNVTKRQILSVIAQIFDPIGLVVPCIVEAKILMQQLWLAKCSWDEPVPASIQSIWCDFQKSLPLLNAIQIPRWVVCDSPKTIQLHVFSDASEKAYGACVYVRSESLDGRVHVHLLTAKSKVAPIKPTTMPRLELCAALLGSRLYTKERTKWCRSSGELKEGDLVVIKDKTSPPLMWPLGRIIKVLPGKDGIGRVADIRTRRGVLRRAFNTICPLPVTAVEDTSTGGVC, encoded by the exons ATGTCTAAGACATTAGGTCTTAACTGGCAGTGTTCTCGTGacacattttcattttttattaatttaaattccacTGATAACGTCACAAAACGTCAAATATTATCAGTCATCGCACAAATTTTTGACCCCATCGGTCTTGTGGTTCCCTGCATAGTTGAAGCAAAAATACTTATGCAACAACTTTGGCTTGCTAAATGTTCATGGGACGAGCCCGTTCCAGCTAGCATTCAAAGTATTTGGTGCGACTTTCAAAAAAGTTTACCCCTTTTAAATGCCATACAAATACCAAGATGGGTGGTTTGTGACTCGCCAAAAACTATACAACTCCATGTGTTTTCAGATGCCTCTGAAAAGGCTTATGGTGCATGTGTATATGTTCGCAGCGAGTCATTGGATGGCAGAGTTCACGTGCATCTTCTTACTGCTAAGAGTAAGGTGGCTCCCATCAAGCCAACCACGATGCCTCGGCTGGAACTTTGCGCTGCATTATTAGGGTCACGCTTATATACAAAG GAACGAACCAAATGGTGCCGGTCTTCAGGCGAGTTAAAGGAAGGAGATCTTGTTGTCATCAAGGACAAGACATCACCTCCATTGATGTGGCCATTGGGCCGTATCATAAAGGTCCTCCCAGGAAAGGATGGTATCGGAAGGGTTGCCGACATCCGCACACGTAGAGGCGTCTTACGCCGTGCTTTTAATACCATCTGCCCTCTTCCAGTCACTGCTGTTGAAGACACTTCAACCGGGGGAGTATGTTGA
- the LOC124542708 gene encoding uncharacterized protein LOC124542708 isoform X1 has product MSKTLGLNWQCSRDTFSFFINLNSTDNVTKRQILSVIAQIFDPIGLVVPCIVEAKILMQQLWLAKCSWDEPVPASIQSIWCDFQKSLPLLNAIQIPRWVVCDSPKTIQLHVFSDASEKAYGACVYVRSESLDGRVHVHLLTAKSKVAPIKPTTMPRLELCAALLGSRLYTKVCQSLTLHIDESIFWCDSTIVLGWLSTSPTQLKAFVRHRVCEIQDSVGTCSWRYVPSLENPADLASRGLRADKLSSSSLWWSGPQFLQKSPSSWPNFPHQLSNNISEIVVSHHVDIKQENMFLNFYSNYSDFNKLQRVVSYILRFINKCKKQSSECGSLKSFELNLSLNQILKHSQRESFPEEYKLLISGKPLPAKNKLLSLSPFLDMDTKLIRIGGRLKNSFYDYNVKHPILLSSSHHIYKLLFNMYHIKLMHAGPQLLLATIRHHYWPIGGRNLAKRVTHHCVRCCRIKANTIRPIMGNLPEQRLHLEFPFLDTGVDYAGPIMIADRKGRGCRLIKSFICVFVCLATRAIHLELVSDLTKEAFLAAMSRFIARRGKPRNVFSDNGTTFVGAFNELASLLSQDLQLSSIDTGINFSFIPAYTPHFGGLWESAVKSTKHHLRRILGLTNLTFEEMTTCLIQVEAILNSRPLTPLSNDPSDLTPLTPSHFLIGRSLIMLPHSQVHSSNVSNLQRCRRIEYLKQHFWNRFSNEYVVWLQERTKWCRSSGELKEGDLVVIKDKTSPPLMWPLGRIIKVLPGKDGIGRVADIRTRRGVLRRAFNTICPLPVTAVEDTSTGGVC; this is encoded by the coding sequence ATGTCTAAGACATTAGGTCTTAACTGGCAGTGTTCTCGTGacacattttcattttttattaatttaaattccacTGATAACGTCACAAAACGTCAAATATTATCAGTCATCGCACAAATTTTTGACCCCATCGGTCTTGTGGTTCCCTGCATAGTTGAAGCAAAAATACTTATGCAACAACTTTGGCTTGCTAAATGTTCATGGGACGAGCCCGTTCCAGCTAGCATTCAAAGTATTTGGTGCGACTTTCAAAAAAGTTTACCCCTTTTAAATGCCATACAAATACCAAGATGGGTGGTTTGTGACTCGCCAAAAACTATACAACTCCATGTGTTTTCAGATGCCTCTGAAAAGGCTTATGGTGCATGTGTATATGTTCGCAGCGAGTCATTGGATGGCAGAGTTCACGTGCATCTTCTTACTGCTAAGAGTAAGGTGGCTCCCATCAAGCCAACCACGATGCCTCGGCTGGAACTTTGCGCTGCATTATTAGGGTCACGCTTATATACAAAGGTATGTCAATCATTGACTCTACATATCGACGAGTCCATATTTTGGTGTGACTCTACAATCGTCTTGGGTTGGCTATCTACATCGCCAACTCAACTTAAAGCCTTTGTTCGTCATCGCGTTTGTGAAATTCAAGACTCTGTCGGGACATGTTCATGGCGTTACGTTCCGTCTCTTGAGAACCCCGCAGACCTCGCTTCGCGCGGACTTAGAGCTGACAAGTTGTCATCATCTTCTTTATGGTGGTCAGGTCCAcagtttttacaaaaaagtccATCTTCTTGGCCTAACTTCCCTCatcaattatcaaataatatatctgAAATTGTAGTTTCTCATCATGTTGACATTAAACAagaaaacatgtttttaaatttttattctaattattcagattttaataaattacagagAGTCGTTTCATATATCTtgcgttttataaataaatgtaaaaaacagTCATCTGAATGCGGTTCATTAAAgtcatttgaattaaatttatctttaaatcaaatattaaaacatagtcAACGGGAGTCATTTCCCGAAGAATACAAATTGTTAATTTCAGGTAAACCGTTAcctgcaaaaaataaattgttatcccTATCGCCGTTCTTAGACATGgatacaaaattaattcgcATAGGAGGCAGacttaaaaattcattttacgATTATAACGTTAAGCACCCCATTCTTTTATCAAGCTCTCaccacatttataaattattatttaacatgtacCATATCAAACTAATGCATGCCGGACCTCAATTGCTACTTGCCACTATTCGTCATCACTATTGGCCTATTGGGGGACGAAACTTAGCAAAAAGGGTTACACATCATTGCGTTAGGTGTTGTAGGATTAAGGCTAATACAATTCGACCGATTATGGGTAACCTACCAGAGCAGCGCCTTCACCTAGAGTTTCCCTTTTTAGATACAGGGGTGGATTACGCCGGTCCTATCATGATAGCTGATCGTAAAGGTAGGGGTTGTAGActcattaaaagttttatttgtgtgtttgtgtgcTTAGCAACACGAGCAATCCACCTTGAGCTTGTTTCTGACCTCACGAAAGAAGCTTTCTTAGCCGCGATGAGCCGTTTTATTGCTCGGAGAGGAAAGCCGCGTAACGTCTTCTCTGATAACGGTACTACTTTTGTAGGTGCCTTCAACGAGCTGGCTAGCCTTCTTTCTCAAGATTTGCAACTGAGTTCCATTGATACAGGtataaacttttcttttattCCTGCATATACTCCTCACTTCGGAGGACTTTGGGAGTCTGCAGTCAAGTCCACCAAACATCACCTTAGGCGCATCTTAGGCTTGACCAATTTAACTTTCGAGGAGATGACTACGTGCTTAATTCAGGTCGAAGCCATCCTAAATTCAAGACCCTTAACTCCACTCTCCAATGATCCCTCAGACCTTACCCCTTTGACTCCTTCACACTTTCTCATTGGGCGATCTTTAATCATGCTGCCACATTCACAAGTCCACAGCTCCAACGTCTCCAACTTGCAACGGTGTCGTCGTATAGAATACCTCAAGCAACACTTTTGGAATCGATTTTCTAACGAATACGTCGTATGGCTTCAGGAACGAACCAAATGGTGCCGGTCTTCAGGCGAGTTAAAGGAAGGAGATCTTGTTGTCATCAAGGACAAGACATCACCTCCATTGATGTGGCCATTGGGCCGTATCATAAAGGTCCTCCCAGGAAAGGATGGTATCGGAAGGGTTGCCGACATCCGCACACGTAGAGGCGTCTTACGCCGTGCTTTTAATACCATCTGCCCTCTTCCAGTCACTGCTGTTGAAGACACTTCAACCGGGGGAGTATGTTGA
- the LOC124542708 gene encoding uncharacterized protein LOC124542708 isoform X5 codes for MEARESLDGRVHVHLLTAKSKVAPIKPTTMPRLELCAALLGSRLYTKSLLLKTLQPGEYVESSTQHGASERHAYYRKGRSGHCPSGRGGTAAANARLVVS; via the exons ATGGAAGCACG CGAGTCATTGGATGGCAGAGTTCACGTGCATCTTCTTACTGCTAAGAGTAAGGTGGCTCCCATCAAGCCAACCACGATGCCTCGGCTGGAACTTTGCGCTGCATTATTAGGGTCACGCTTATATACAAAG TCACTGCTGTTGAAGACACTTCAACCGGGGGAGTATGTTGAGTCATCCACTCAACATggagcgagtgagaggcacgcgtaCTACAGAAAGGGACGCAGCGGTCATTGCCCGAGTGGCAGGGGGGGCACCGCGGCGGCCAACGCCCGTCTAGTAGTCAGCTGA
- the LOC124542708 gene encoding uncharacterized protein LOC124542708 isoform X2 — MEARESLDGRVHVHLLTAKSKVAPIKPTTMPRLELCAALLGSRLYTKVCQSLTLHIDESIFWCDSTIVLGWLSTSPTQLKAFVRHRVCEIQDSVGTCSWRYVPSLENPADLASRGLRADKLSSSSLWWSGPQFLQKSPSSWPNFPHQLSNNISEIVVSHHVDIKQENMFLNFYSNYSDFNKLQRVVSYILRFINKCKKQSSECGSLKSFELNLSLNQILKHSQRESFPEEYKLLISGKPLPAKNKLLSLSPFLDMDTKLIRIGGRLKNSFYDYNVKHPILLSSSHHIYKLLFNMYHIKLMHAGPQLLLATIRHHYWPIGGRNLAKRVTHHCVRCCRIKANTIRPIMGNLPEQRLHLEFPFLDTGVDYAGPIMIADRKGRGCRLIKSFICVFVCLATRAIHLELVSDLTKEAFLAAMSRFIARRGKPRNVFSDNGTTFVGAFNELASLLSQDLQLSSIDTGINFSFIPAYTPHFGGLWESAVKSTKHHLRRILGLTNLTFEEMTTCLIQVEAILNSRPLTPLSNDPSDLTPLTPSHFLIGRSLIMLPHSQVHSSNVSNLQRCRRIEYLKQHFWNRFSNEYVVWLQERTKWCRSSGELKEGDLVVIKDKTSPPLMWPLGRIIKVLPGKDGIGRVADIRTRRGVLRRAFNTICPLPVTAVEDTSTGGVC; from the exons ATGGAAGCACG CGAGTCATTGGATGGCAGAGTTCACGTGCATCTTCTTACTGCTAAGAGTAAGGTGGCTCCCATCAAGCCAACCACGATGCCTCGGCTGGAACTTTGCGCTGCATTATTAGGGTCACGCTTATATACAAAGGTATGTCAATCATTGACTCTACATATCGACGAGTCCATATTTTGGTGTGACTCTACAATCGTCTTGGGTTGGCTATCTACATCGCCAACTCAACTTAAAGCCTTTGTTCGTCATCGCGTTTGTGAAATTCAAGACTCTGTCGGGACATGTTCATGGCGTTACGTTCCGTCTCTTGAGAACCCCGCAGACCTCGCTTCGCGCGGACTTAGAGCTGACAAGTTGTCATCATCTTCTTTATGGTGGTCAGGTCCAcagtttttacaaaaaagtccATCTTCTTGGCCTAACTTCCCTCatcaattatcaaataatatatctgAAATTGTAGTTTCTCATCATGTTGACATTAAACAagaaaacatgtttttaaatttttattctaattattcagattttaataaattacagagAGTCGTTTCATATATCTtgcgttttataaataaatgtaaaaaacagTCATCTGAATGCGGTTCATTAAAgtcatttgaattaaatttatctttaaatcaaatattaaaacatagtcAACGGGAGTCATTTCCCGAAGAATACAAATTGTTAATTTCAGGTAAACCGTTAcctgcaaaaaataaattgttatcccTATCGCCGTTCTTAGACATGgatacaaaattaattcgcATAGGAGGCAGacttaaaaattcattttacgATTATAACGTTAAGCACCCCATTCTTTTATCAAGCTCTCaccacatttataaattattatttaacatgtacCATATCAAACTAATGCATGCCGGACCTCAATTGCTACTTGCCACTATTCGTCATCACTATTGGCCTATTGGGGGACGAAACTTAGCAAAAAGGGTTACACATCATTGCGTTAGGTGTTGTAGGATTAAGGCTAATACAATTCGACCGATTATGGGTAACCTACCAGAGCAGCGCCTTCACCTAGAGTTTCCCTTTTTAGATACAGGGGTGGATTACGCCGGTCCTATCATGATAGCTGATCGTAAAGGTAGGGGTTGTAGActcattaaaagttttatttgtgtgtttgtgtgcTTAGCAACACGAGCAATCCACCTTGAGCTTGTTTCTGACCTCACGAAAGAAGCTTTCTTAGCCGCGATGAGCCGTTTTATTGCTCGGAGAGGAAAGCCGCGTAACGTCTTCTCTGATAACGGTACTACTTTTGTAGGTGCCTTCAACGAGCTGGCTAGCCTTCTTTCTCAAGATTTGCAACTGAGTTCCATTGATACAGGtataaacttttcttttattCCTGCATATACTCCTCACTTCGGAGGACTTTGGGAGTCTGCAGTCAAGTCCACCAAACATCACCTTAGGCGCATCTTAGGCTTGACCAATTTAACTTTCGAGGAGATGACTACGTGCTTAATTCAGGTCGAAGCCATCCTAAATTCAAGACCCTTAACTCCACTCTCCAATGATCCCTCAGACCTTACCCCTTTGACTCCTTCACACTTTCTCATTGGGCGATCTTTAATCATGCTGCCACATTCACAAGTCCACAGCTCCAACGTCTCCAACTTGCAACGGTGTCGTCGTATAGAATACCTCAAGCAACACTTTTGGAATCGATTTTCTAACGAATACGTCGTATGGCTTCAGGAACGAACCAAATGGTGCCGGTCTTCAGGCGAGTTAAAGGAAGGAGATCTTGTTGTCATCAAGGACAAGACATCACCTCCATTGATGTGGCCATTGGGCCGTATCATAAAGGTCCTCCCAGGAAAGGATGGTATCGGAAGGGTTGCCGACATCCGCACACGTAGAGGCGTCTTACGCCGTGCTTTTAATACCATCTGCCCTCTTCCAGTCACTGCTGTTGAAGACACTTCAACCGGGGGAGTATGTTGA